One window of Pectobacterium carotovorum genomic DNA carries:
- a CDS encoding glucose 1-dehydrogenase: protein MNPVYDFSGRVALVVGASTGIGAATARAFAQSGAKVVLADVDFTAVTGVADQLTKEGYIATGLRCDVADEAQIAAVVDKTVEIYGALDFAYNNAGIQAPSSDFADLPSEEFDRLVSVNQRGMWACMKHELRQMRAQGRGAIVNCASVGGLVGQPNLAPYNGTKHAVVGMTKGAALEYAARGIRINAVCPGTINTPMVSAMMETQKEAMDDIMIRQVINRLGEPEEIAAAVLWLCSPGASFVVGVGLPVDGGFTAN from the coding sequence ATGAACCCTGTTTACGATTTTAGCGGCCGCGTAGCGCTCGTTGTTGGCGCGAGTACCGGAATCGGTGCCGCAACGGCGCGTGCTTTTGCGCAGTCTGGAGCAAAAGTGGTACTCGCAGATGTTGATTTCACGGCCGTAACCGGTGTTGCCGATCAGCTTACTAAAGAAGGATACATTGCAACGGGGCTCAGGTGTGACGTTGCAGATGAGGCCCAGATTGCTGCGGTCGTGGATAAAACGGTGGAAATTTATGGTGCTCTCGATTTTGCCTATAACAATGCAGGCATACAGGCACCTTCCAGTGATTTTGCAGATCTTCCGTCCGAAGAATTTGATCGCCTTGTTTCAGTAAATCAGCGAGGCATGTGGGCATGCATGAAGCATGAGCTCAGGCAAATGCGCGCTCAGGGCCGTGGAGCCATCGTCAACTGCGCATCAGTTGGCGGCTTAGTTGGTCAGCCCAATCTGGCCCCTTATAACGGTACAAAACACGCTGTAGTCGGGATGACCAAAGGCGCAGCGCTGGAGTATGCCGCACGCGGCATTCGCATTAATGCGGTATGTCCGGGCACAATCAATACGCCTATGGTTTCGGCAATGATGGAAACCCAGAAAGAGGCCATGGACGACATTATGATCCGACAGGTTATCAATCGCCTGGGGGAACCGGAAGAGATAGCCGCTGCCGTTCTGTGGCTCTGCAGCCCCGGTGCAAGTTTTGTTGTGGGAGTAGGGCTTCCGGTCGATGGCGGTTTTACGGCGAACTAA
- a CDS encoding VOC family protein — protein MIQDFFHLSITTRDLERSIKFYETLGLEVTRRFGDVMEKGIATAFCLPSSHLKVVYLAPPGGKSGIFIDLVEWVEPPSPGAAYPVANHIGINRFALRVSDLDATVLSLQEKGMVFLTKEAEAFGGGIRCIVITDPDGIFIQLIELP, from the coding sequence ATGATTCAGGATTTTTTTCATCTGAGTATTACCACCCGTGATCTTGAGCGCAGCATTAAGTTCTACGAGACGCTAGGCCTTGAGGTTACCCGGCGTTTTGGTGACGTAATGGAAAAGGGGATTGCTACGGCATTCTGCCTGCCTTCCAGTCATCTTAAGGTCGTGTATCTGGCCCCGCCAGGCGGAAAGTCAGGCATCTTTATCGATCTGGTCGAATGGGTTGAACCGCCTTCTCCCGGCGCTGCCTATCCCGTAGCAAACCACATCGGAATTAACCGCTTTGCACTGAGGGTTTCTGACCTGGATGCAACCGTACTTTCTCTGCAGGAAAAAGGAATGGTTTTTCTGACGAAAGAGGCTGAAGCATTCGGTGGTGGCATACGTTGTATCGTCATAACCGATCCTGATGGGATCTTTATTCAGTTAATAGAGCTCCCATAA
- a CDS encoding alpha/beta hydrolase — MKNILLACGLLVSSFASFAADMSKGADNFFKSDKVIAQKVTFQNQYKMDITGMLYRPQDVDPTAKSPAIIVGHPMGAVKEQTGTLYAQKMAEQGFVTLAIDLPFFGESAGQPRNAVAPEMFTEAFNAAVDYLGTRPFVDRNRIGVIGICGSGSFAISAAKIDPRLKAIATVSMYDMGAVTRHGLQNGLSLDQRKSMIAAAAEQRYVEFTGGETKWVDYLPVKLPADADETRREFYDFYRTPRGQVVAKDMTVEQSQNRPISSEAKFNNFYPFEDIETISPRPMLFITGSEAHSREFSEDAYKRAGLPKDLLVIPGAGHVDLYDRTDLIPFAKLTEFFKTNLK, encoded by the coding sequence ATGAAAAACATATTGCTGGCCTGCGGGCTACTCGTGTCCTCTTTTGCATCCTTCGCTGCTGATATGTCTAAAGGTGCGGATAATTTTTTTAAGAGCGACAAGGTCATCGCGCAGAAGGTCACCTTTCAGAATCAGTATAAAATGGACATCACGGGTATGCTCTATAGACCCCAAGACGTCGATCCAACAGCAAAAAGTCCGGCCATCATCGTGGGTCATCCTATGGGAGCGGTGAAGGAACAGACCGGTACTCTCTACGCACAGAAAATGGCAGAGCAGGGTTTTGTTACTCTCGCAATTGACTTGCCCTTCTTTGGTGAAAGTGCCGGGCAGCCCCGCAATGCCGTAGCGCCTGAAATGTTTACCGAGGCATTCAATGCTGCGGTTGACTATCTGGGTACCCGACCATTTGTGGATCGTAACCGTATTGGCGTCATCGGCATCTGCGGCAGCGGCAGCTTTGCAATCAGCGCTGCAAAAATAGACCCACGCCTGAAGGCTATTGCCACCGTCAGCATGTATGACATGGGCGCAGTTACCCGTCACGGTTTGCAAAACGGACTGTCTCTCGACCAGCGTAAATCCATGATTGCCGCTGCTGCAGAACAGCGTTACGTGGAATTTACTGGCGGAGAAACTAAGTGGGTCGATTATCTGCCAGTAAAACTTCCTGCGGATGCTGATGAAACTCGTCGTGAATTTTATGATTTTTACCGTACTCCACGCGGTCAGGTAGTCGCGAAAGACATGACTGTAGAGCAGTCTCAAAACCGTCCAATTTCGAGTGAAGCTAAATTCAACAACTTCTATCCGTTTGAAGATATCGAAACTATCTCACCACGTCCTATGTTGTTTATCACTGGCTCAGAGGCTCACTCCAGAGAGTTCAGCGAAGATGCTTACAAGCGTGCTGGCCTGCCTAAAGACTTGCTGGTCATTCCGGGAGCGGGTCACGTGGACCTGTACGATCGTACTGACCTTATTCCATTCGCTAAGCTGACCGAATTCTTTAAAACCAACCTTAAATAG
- a CDS encoding NAD(P)-dependent alcohol dehydrogenase — translation MKTFAFAALSADKPLVPFSFERREPRPDDVVIEILYCGVCHSDLHTARNDWGWTHYPIVVGHEIVGQVISTGTDVTRHKVGDHVAVGTMVDSCQHCDQCHGGEEQLCREGNTQTFAGVDRITGEPTMGGYAKHIVVREEFVLSVPASLDLAKTAPLLCAGATTYSPLRTWNIGPGSRVGVIGMGGLGHMAIKLAEAMGARVTVLSRSQSKESDAKSLGADAFIVSSDVTAMEKAVSSFDLIIDTVPAKHELDPYLPLLDVDGTLCIVGQIGPLAEMSSIPLLLGRRRIAGSAIAGIAQTQEMLDFCARKNVLPEVEMIRMDQINEAYDRLERADVRYRFVIDMSTLEQPQA, via the coding sequence ATGAAAACATTTGCATTTGCCGCTCTTTCTGCTGACAAGCCGCTGGTTCCTTTCTCTTTTGAGCGTCGCGAGCCTCGCCCTGATGATGTTGTCATCGAGATTCTCTACTGCGGAGTTTGCCATTCCGATTTGCATACCGCACGTAATGACTGGGGATGGACCCACTACCCTATTGTTGTAGGTCACGAGATTGTAGGACAGGTCATCAGCACAGGAACTGACGTGACCAGACACAAGGTAGGCGACCATGTAGCTGTAGGTACGATGGTAGACAGCTGTCAGCACTGCGATCAGTGTCACGGTGGCGAAGAACAGCTGTGCCGTGAAGGGAACACACAGACCTTTGCAGGAGTTGATCGTATTACTGGTGAACCCACTATGGGCGGCTACGCAAAACATATCGTTGTGCGTGAGGAATTTGTTTTAAGCGTTCCGGCAAGTCTCGATTTGGCCAAAACCGCCCCCCTGTTATGTGCAGGCGCAACGACCTATTCGCCGCTGCGTACCTGGAATATCGGACCAGGAAGCCGAGTTGGGGTTATTGGCATGGGGGGGCTGGGCCACATGGCCATAAAACTGGCTGAGGCAATGGGTGCTAGAGTCACGGTGCTGAGCCGTTCACAGTCCAAAGAGTCCGATGCAAAATCTCTCGGTGCAGATGCATTTATTGTCTCCAGCGATGTTACAGCAATGGAAAAGGCAGTCTCATCCTTCGACCTGATCATTGATACCGTTCCAGCAAAACATGAGCTGGATCCTTACCTGCCTCTCCTTGATGTGGACGGCACGCTTTGTATAGTGGGACAAATCGGACCACTGGCTGAAATGAGCAGCATTCCTTTACTTCTCGGACGTCGTCGTATTGCTGGTTCTGCGATTGCCGGTATAGCGCAGACGCAGGAAATGCTTGATTTCTGTGCGCGTAAGAACGTTTTACCTGAGGTAGAAATGATCCGTATGGACCAGATTAATGAAGCCTACGACCGGCTGGAGCGCGCTGACGTTCGCTATCGCTTTGTTATTGATATGTCCACGCTGGAGCAGCCTCAGGCTTAA
- a CDS encoding NADPH-dependent F420 reductase, with protein MKIGILGAGRMGATIGTIFAKLGHQVIFSYSRSPQKLKRLAESTGGTYSSPFETAKDSDIIVLAVHWTRLDDVLAQAGSLSGKTVLSCTNPLNASDSELVIAHTDSGAETIARKLPGANIVAAFQATPSEVLMDVFNGRNKHPRPDMLYCGDDRQSNNTVQSLLSLAGFEPVDAGPLRMARYIEPFAMLATALAYGEDRDPRWVYRFGRYN; from the coding sequence ATGAAAATAGGTATTCTCGGCGCAGGACGTATGGGGGCAACTATTGGCACGATTTTTGCGAAACTAGGCCACCAGGTTATCTTCAGCTATTCCCGCAGCCCACAGAAGTTGAAGCGCCTTGCAGAGTCAACCGGGGGCACCTACAGTTCCCCTTTTGAGACGGCAAAGGATTCAGACATTATCGTTCTGGCAGTCCACTGGACGCGTCTTGACGACGTGCTGGCTCAGGCAGGCAGTTTAAGCGGAAAAACGGTTCTCAGTTGCACTAATCCGCTGAACGCTTCAGACAGTGAACTTGTCATTGCCCATACCGATTCCGGTGCGGAAACCATTGCACGTAAACTACCTGGAGCAAATATTGTGGCCGCATTCCAGGCAACGCCAAGTGAAGTGCTGATGGACGTATTTAATGGCAGGAATAAGCACCCCCGCCCAGACATGCTGTATTGCGGAGATGACAGGCAAAGTAACAATACAGTGCAGAGCCTGCTCTCTCTTGCTGGTTTTGAGCCTGTAGATGCCGGCCCCTTGAGAATGGCTCGTTACATTGAGCCATTCGCCATGCTGGCAACAGCACTGGCCTATGGCGAAGACCGTGATCCGAGATGGGTTTACCGTTTTGGACGTTACAACTAA
- a CDS encoding YbhB/YbcL family Raf kinase inhibitor-like protein: MKKIILGLSLLSCIPSLHAQSFQLHSSDIKQGEQVNNIYVLNGSGCTGENISPQLSWSGVPAGTKSFAITMFDSDAPTGSGWWHWTLVNIPPNIQSLPRGAGNADGKNLPDGAIQGRTDFGGPGYGGPCPPAGDGVHHYHFKVWALKVASLPVTSDSGGALVGYMLNSNSIASAELTPISLRPAQGSAGSK; encoded by the coding sequence ATGAAAAAAATCATTCTGGGTTTGTCTCTACTGTCATGTATACCTTCATTGCACGCGCAGTCATTTCAGCTCCACAGTTCGGACATTAAGCAGGGGGAGCAGGTAAATAATATTTACGTCCTTAATGGCTCCGGCTGCACGGGGGAAAATATATCCCCTCAACTATCATGGTCTGGTGTACCAGCGGGTACGAAAAGCTTTGCCATTACCATGTTTGATTCTGATGCGCCAACAGGCAGTGGATGGTGGCACTGGACATTGGTTAATATTCCCCCAAACATTCAGTCGCTCCCACGTGGTGCCGGAAATGCTGACGGTAAAAACCTTCCTGATGGAGCCATCCAGGGGCGCACAGATTTTGGCGGTCCGGGCTACGGTGGCCCTTGCCCGCCAGCAGGAGATGGAGTACACCACTACCATTTCAAAGTATGGGCGCTGAAAGTTGCTTCCCTTCCTGTGACTAGCGACTCAGGCGGTGCGCTCGTTGGCTATATGCTGAATTCCAACAGCATCGCAAGCGCAGAGCTTACTCCGATTTCCTTACGGCCAGCACAGGGGAGCGCTGGTTCTAAGTAA
- a CDS encoding MBL fold metallo-hydrolase, translated as MKKKKIAMLIAILSIVIMAASAYAWLARADFGASPTGLRLQEIKRSPHYQNGEFMNLVETQVDTGNSSFFSNLLSFVLDRNPRLKPATPLPSVQTDLKSLSLQQDLVIWLGHSSFYIQLNGKRILIDPVFSTNASPVPHTNSAFKGSMLYTAQDMPDIDVLLITHDHWDHLDYASICSLRTKVSEVVTGLGVGAHLVRWGYKESRIHEADWNDEVSIADGLKIFVLPARHFSGRWLKRNQTLWVSFALESPERRLYFSGDSGYGPHFREIGKKFNGFDLVALDMGQYDHRWANIHMFPEEAAQAADELGARALMPAHVGRFSIAAHDWDEPFNRIQQTSRQRTWKLLTPEIGEAVDLSDQDQTFKKWWKSTP; from the coding sequence ATGAAAAAAAAGAAAATAGCCATGCTGATCGCCATCCTGAGCATTGTAATCATGGCAGCCAGCGCTTATGCCTGGCTGGCCAGGGCTGACTTCGGGGCTTCACCTACGGGATTACGCTTACAGGAGATTAAACGATCTCCCCATTATCAGAATGGTGAATTCATGAATCTTGTTGAAACTCAGGTTGATACAGGCAACAGCAGCTTCTTCTCTAATTTGCTGTCCTTTGTTCTCGACCGTAATCCCCGGCTAAAGCCCGCCACACCACTACCCTCTGTGCAAACTGATTTGAAATCGCTGTCGCTACAGCAGGATTTGGTTATCTGGCTCGGCCACTCGTCGTTTTACATTCAGTTAAATGGAAAGCGAATACTGATTGATCCTGTTTTCAGCACAAACGCCAGTCCCGTGCCGCACACCAATTCTGCGTTCAAGGGGAGCATGCTTTACACCGCTCAGGATATGCCGGATATCGATGTATTACTGATAACCCACGACCACTGGGACCATCTCGACTACGCCTCTATCTGCTCGCTCAGAACTAAGGTGAGCGAGGTGGTTACCGGACTTGGCGTTGGTGCGCATCTTGTCCGTTGGGGATATAAGGAAAGCCGCATACATGAAGCTGACTGGAACGATGAAGTAAGCATAGCTGATGGGCTTAAAATTTTTGTTCTTCCAGCACGGCATTTTTCGGGCAGATGGCTTAAGAGGAACCAGACGCTATGGGTATCCTTCGCCTTGGAAAGTCCTGAACGGCGTCTTTATTTCAGCGGAGACAGCGGCTACGGCCCTCATTTCCGTGAAATCGGGAAGAAGTTTAATGGATTCGACTTGGTTGCTCTTGATATGGGCCAGTACGACCACCGATGGGCTAACATCCATATGTTTCCTGAAGAGGCGGCTCAGGCGGCCGATGAATTAGGTGCGCGCGCGCTGATGCCAGCACATGTGGGGCGCTTTAGCATTGCTGCTCACGACTGGGATGAGCCTTTCAACCGGATTCAGCAAACCAGCAGGCAGCGGACCTGGAAATTGTTGACTCCAGAAATAGGCGAAGCTGTAGACCTGAGCGATCAAGATCAGACTTTCAAAAAATGGTGGAAGTCGACACCATAA
- a CDS encoding EAL domain-containing protein, which produces MSPRRSEHKINMLQLLVAGMLPLLLGLLFTFVESRLMVKRDLESTAHIAMNHAENISTQAWEMVDRLQHFHGQPCDIIGDELQRLGSVFSYFRAIGVVHNTDVYCSSTFGSTLTPISRIIQQPLPETYSERWSLSIAGSDNVKERPALIFVQMPLAGYGAYAMVDAQYLIDLMIAISQIRGYQLILQMDNGHPIQTGPTITPRTGLFSTSALEIKSNLFPITINVTAPASQEITNWKQAFFTFLPLAIILSLLFTTAMWYWQKRKLLFRDEIRKGIANGEFSVYYQPIYDTELRACTGVETLLRWRRSNGQWIRPDIFISAAEAESMIIPITRHLFDLVASDIASWQVKPGFHLGLNVAAEHLHHPSFVADVHRFADKVASHSLSITLELTERNLISNGLEIIQRLHQLRDDGFMIAIDDFGTGHCSLSYLQNFPLDCLKIDQGFVSAISSPDEEAPILDAIINLSHRINLQSVAEGVETEQQLLYLQRHGVKYIQGFLYAKPMDNESLLVWLHYNGNKSIESFMNKKEEGEK; this is translated from the coding sequence ATGAGCCCCAGACGTAGTGAACATAAGATCAACATGTTGCAGTTACTGGTTGCAGGTATGCTGCCATTGCTGCTTGGATTGCTATTCACTTTTGTTGAATCCAGATTAATGGTAAAGCGCGATTTGGAATCCACTGCGCACATTGCAATGAATCATGCCGAGAATATTTCGACACAAGCATGGGAAATGGTGGATCGCCTACAGCACTTTCATGGTCAGCCCTGCGACATCATCGGCGATGAACTGCAACGTCTCGGTTCGGTTTTTTCTTATTTTCGCGCTATCGGCGTTGTCCATAACACCGACGTCTATTGCTCTTCAACGTTTGGCAGCACGCTGACGCCAATAAGCCGCATCATTCAACAACCGCTGCCGGAGACCTATTCTGAACGCTGGAGCCTGTCAATTGCCGGCTCAGACAACGTGAAAGAACGCCCGGCACTAATCTTCGTCCAGATGCCTCTTGCGGGTTACGGCGCTTACGCCATGGTTGATGCGCAATATCTGATTGATCTTATGATTGCGATTAGCCAGATTCGGGGCTACCAACTCATCCTGCAAATGGATAACGGCCACCCGATTCAAACAGGCCCGACGATTACACCGCGCACGGGTCTATTTTCTACCTCCGCGCTTGAAATCAAGTCGAACCTCTTCCCGATTACCATCAACGTCACCGCTCCTGCTTCTCAAGAAATAACGAACTGGAAGCAGGCATTCTTCACGTTTCTACCACTGGCAATTATTCTCTCTCTGCTTTTCACGACGGCGATGTGGTACTGGCAAAAACGTAAGCTATTATTCCGCGACGAAATCCGTAAAGGCATCGCTAACGGCGAATTTTCCGTCTATTACCAGCCTATCTATGACACGGAATTGCGAGCCTGCACTGGCGTTGAAACGTTACTGCGTTGGCGGCGCAGCAATGGGCAGTGGATTAGACCCGATATATTTATCTCTGCCGCAGAAGCAGAAAGTATGATTATTCCCATAACCCGGCATTTATTTGATCTGGTGGCGTCAGACATCGCCAGTTGGCAGGTAAAACCCGGATTTCATCTGGGGCTCAACGTTGCCGCCGAGCATTTGCATCATCCAAGTTTTGTTGCAGACGTACACCGCTTCGCAGATAAAGTCGCCTCTCATTCACTAAGCATTACGCTGGAACTGACAGAACGTAACCTCATTAGCAACGGTCTTGAAATCATACAGCGCCTGCATCAGTTGCGTGACGATGGCTTTATGATAGCGATTGATGATTTTGGCACCGGACACTGTTCTCTCTCTTACCTGCAAAATTTTCCGCTGGATTGCCTGAAAATAGATCAGGGATTCGTCAGCGCGATTTCATCACCGGATGAAGAAGCCCCTATTCTTGATGCCATTATTAATTTGAGCCATCGCATCAACCTTCAGTCCGTAGCAGAAGGCGTGGAAACCGAACAACAGCTCTTGTATTTACAACGGCACGGCGTCAAATATATACAGGGATTCCTTTACGCTAAGCCGATGGACAATGAATCGCTGCTGGTCTGGCTTCACTATAATGGTAATAAATCGATCGAGAGCTTTATGAATAAGAAAGAAGAAGGGGAAAAATAG
- a CDS encoding NAD(P)/FAD-dependent oxidoreductase codes for MEQFDAVIIGAGAAGMFCAAQAGQRGLRVLLLDNGKKAGRKILMSGGGRCNFTNMYAESTAYLSHNPHFCKSALARYTQWDFISLVNSHRIAYHEKTLGQLFCDDSAQQIVDMLVTECERANVTLRLRSEVTSVEKSDDQFTIHLSNGTSFQSTSLVVACGGLSMPRLGATPFGYQLAAQFGINVLPTRAALVPFTLHKPLLEQLQTLSGVSVPTVVTAENGVTFRENILFTHRGLSGPAILQISSYWQAGEFVTINLLPDRDLTQLINDERTTHPNQSLKNTLAQWLPKRLVECLQALGQLPDITLKQLNSTQQTQIEQSLQEWRVQPNGTEGYRTAEVTIGGVDTRTLSSKTMEASTVPGLYFIGEVVDVTGWLGGYNFQWAWSSAWACAQSLPFCK; via the coding sequence GTGGAACAGTTTGACGCTGTCATCATCGGTGCCGGTGCAGCAGGCATGTTTTGTGCAGCACAGGCAGGACAACGCGGACTGCGTGTTCTACTGCTCGATAACGGCAAGAAGGCTGGCCGGAAAATATTGATGTCCGGCGGCGGTCGCTGCAACTTTACCAATATGTATGCAGAGTCGACCGCGTACCTATCCCACAATCCTCACTTTTGTAAATCGGCACTGGCGCGTTATACCCAATGGGATTTCATTAGTCTGGTCAACAGCCACCGCATCGCATACCACGAGAAAACGCTCGGCCAGCTGTTCTGCGATGATTCCGCACAGCAGATCGTGGACATGCTGGTCACAGAGTGCGAACGGGCTAACGTCACCCTCCGTCTACGCAGTGAAGTCACGTCGGTGGAGAAGTCAGACGACCAGTTCACGATCCACCTAAGCAACGGCACATCATTCCAAAGTACGTCGCTGGTTGTTGCCTGCGGCGGCCTGTCGATGCCCAGACTCGGCGCGACGCCATTCGGTTACCAGCTCGCCGCACAGTTTGGCATCAACGTGCTCCCAACCCGTGCCGCGCTGGTGCCTTTTACGCTGCACAAACCGCTGCTCGAACAGTTGCAAACGCTCTCCGGTGTTTCCGTGCCCACCGTTGTCACCGCAGAAAATGGAGTAACGTTCCGTGAAAACATTCTGTTCACGCACCGTGGGCTATCTGGCCCTGCCATTTTGCAGATTTCCAGCTACTGGCAAGCCGGCGAATTCGTCACCATCAATCTGCTGCCTGACCGTGATCTCACCCAGCTCATCAATGACGAGCGTACGACTCATCCGAACCAGAGCCTGAAAAACACGCTGGCACAGTGGTTGCCTAAACGACTAGTCGAATGCCTGCAAGCTTTGGGGCAACTGCCAGATATCACATTGAAGCAGCTCAACAGCACACAGCAAACGCAGATTGAACAGAGCCTGCAAGAGTGGCGCGTGCAGCCAAACGGTACGGAAGGCTATCGTACCGCCGAAGTGACCATCGGTGGCGTTGACACCCGCACGCTGTCCTCCAAAACCATGGAAGCCAGCACGGTGCCGGGCCTGTATTTCATCGGTGAAGTGGTCGATGTAACCGGCTGGCTCGGCGGCTATAACTTCCAATGGGCGTGGAGTTCAGCATGGGCGTGCGCGCAGTCGCTGCCTTTCTGCAAATAG
- the pitA gene encoding inorganic phosphate transporter PitA produces MLHLFAGLDYYTGLMLILALLFVLMYEAINGFHDTANAVATVIYTRAMRAEFAVVMAGVFNFFGVLLGGLSVAYAIVHLLPTDLLLNVSSAHGLAMVFSMLLAAIIWNLGTWYFGIPASSSHTLIGSIIGIGLTNALLTDTSVVDALNVPKMISIFLSLLLSPIVGMVVAGLMLLVLRRFWNNSKKRKRVHLTPVDREKQDGKRKPPFWTRTALILSAIGVSFSHGANDGQKGIGLIMLVLIGVAPAGFIVNMNASGYDISRTRDAVVNLQEYYKQHGDALTHVIDLSPPVISTPESTIPGNGQKEFHCDSSRVMIAIDRTQGLLNNLKSYDQLNPDDRSRVRRLLMCISDTMDQVIKLPETSGEDKRYLSNLRKDMLQTVEYAPLWIIVAVALALSLGTMVGWKRVAVTIGEKIGKKGMTYAQGVSAQVTAALSIGVASYTGMPVSTTHVLSSAVAGTMIADGGGVQGKTIRSILLAWVLTLPVSMLMSGTLYWLALKLI; encoded by the coding sequence ATGCTACATTTATTTGCCGGTTTGGATTACTACACCGGCCTGATGTTGATATTGGCTTTGTTGTTTGTACTGATGTATGAAGCCATTAACGGTTTTCACGATACTGCGAATGCCGTTGCCACTGTTATTTATACCCGAGCCATGCGCGCAGAGTTTGCCGTTGTTATGGCGGGTGTCTTTAATTTCTTCGGTGTACTGCTGGGCGGCCTGAGCGTAGCCTATGCGATTGTTCACCTTCTCCCCACGGATTTACTGCTGAACGTGAGTTCGGCGCACGGTCTGGCGATGGTCTTTTCCATGCTGCTGGCTGCCATTATCTGGAATCTGGGTACTTGGTATTTCGGTATTCCTGCCTCCAGTTCTCATACGCTGATCGGCTCTATTATCGGTATTGGTTTGACCAACGCGCTGTTGACGGATACTTCCGTCGTGGATGCGTTGAACGTGCCGAAAATGATCAGCATTTTCCTGTCGCTGTTGCTCTCGCCGATTGTGGGGATGGTGGTTGCAGGCCTGATGCTGCTGGTTCTGCGCCGCTTCTGGAACAACAGTAAAAAACGCAAGCGCGTGCATCTGACGCCTGTCGATCGTGAAAAGCAGGACGGCAAACGTAAGCCGCCGTTCTGGACGCGTACCGCGCTGATTTTATCGGCGATTGGTGTGAGCTTCTCTCACGGTGCAAACGACGGTCAGAAAGGTATCGGCTTGATTATGCTGGTGCTGATTGGCGTCGCGCCAGCCGGGTTTATTGTCAACATGAACGCGTCTGGCTATGACATCAGCCGTACCCGTGATGCCGTTGTCAATTTGCAGGAATACTACAAGCAGCACGGCGATGCGTTGACGCACGTTATCGACCTGTCTCCGCCAGTGATTTCTACGCCAGAAAGCACGATTCCTGGCAACGGTCAGAAAGAGTTCCACTGTGACAGCTCACGCGTGATGATTGCGATTGACCGTACACAGGGCCTGCTGAATAACCTGAAAAGTTACGATCAGTTGAACCCTGACGATCGCAGCAGAGTGCGTCGTTTGCTGATGTGTATTTCTGACACAATGGATCAGGTGATCAAGCTGCCAGAAACGTCGGGCGAAGATAAGCGCTACCTGAGCAACCTGCGTAAAGACATGCTGCAGACGGTTGAGTATGCACCTCTTTGGATTATCGTCGCTGTCGCATTGGCGCTGTCTCTGGGCACCATGGTGGGCTGGAAACGCGTAGCTGTGACCATCGGTGAGAAGATTGGTAAGAAAGGCATGACCTACGCACAGGGCGTTTCGGCGCAGGTGACGGCGGCCCTGTCGATTGGCGTTGCCAGTTACACCGGTATGCCGGTTTCCACCACGCATGTATTGTCCTCGGCGGTTGCCGGGACGATGATTGCGGACGGTGGGGGCGTACAGGGCAAAACGATAAGAAGTATTCTGCTTGCTTGGGTGTTAACGCTGCCTGTCTCAATGCTGATGTCCGGTACGCTGTACTGGCTGGCGTTGAAGCTGATCTAA
- the uspB gene encoding universal stress protein UspB, which translates to MISTFALFWALCIVCIINMARYYSSLRVLLLILRDCDPLLYQYVDGGGFFTSHGQPSKQIRLVRYIYAQRYLDHHDPEFIRRCERVRGQFLLTTALCGLIVISLFAMTIWY; encoded by the coding sequence ATGATTAGTACATTTGCGCTTTTCTGGGCTTTATGTATCGTCTGCATCATTAATATGGCGAGGTACTACTCTTCATTACGCGTGTTACTGCTGATTTTGCGTGATTGTGACCCGCTGCTTTACCAATACGTTGACGGAGGGGGTTTCTTTACATCGCACGGTCAGCCAAGTAAACAAATCCGGCTGGTACGCTATATCTACGCGCAACGCTATCTTGATCATCACGACCCTGAGTTTATTCGCCGTTGCGAGCGAGTGCGGGGACAGTTTCTGCTTACAACCGCCCTGTGTGGCCTTATCGTCATAAGTCTGTTTGCGATGACAATATGGTATTAA